A DNA window from Daucus carota subsp. sativus chromosome 3, DH1 v3.0, whole genome shotgun sequence contains the following coding sequences:
- the LOC108211605 gene encoding uncharacterized protein LOC108211605: MANIGRRKKVTDPLDDKVKARICGSGRFYNPFYISSGSEHSSQHGDVEEDDAPCLSNLLCGFLDEHDVKQDQSSTESDSDSEDECDYQIYDENFEILSKAIFNEGTDKYRNVLLGQVSKAAEIFWFVKSDASLLRRNVMAFLRSVGYNAGICKTKWEKCGGLTAGTYEFIDVLRSEDDKIIRYFVDFNFASEFKIARQTSQYERLLSALPNVFIGKNDNLKQIVRVMSDGARRSLKSQGLHLPPWRKNRFMQCKWFGKYKRTSNLIPANTSNTYSPVKESAVKCRAVGFAPFMAATTRTR, from the coding sequence ATGGCGAACATTGGTAGGAGAAAAAAGGTGACCGATCCGCTAGATGATAAAGTAAAAGCGAGAATCTGCGGTTCAGGCCGGTTCTACAATCCGTTTTATATCAGCAGCGGGAGTGAGCACAGTTCTCAACACGGCGATGTCGAGGAAGATGATGCACCTTGCTTATCGAACCTCCTTTGCGGATTTCTCGACGAGCACGACGTCAAACAAGATCAGTCGTCGACAGAAAGCGACTCCGATTCGGAAGATGAGTGTGATTATCAGATTTACGATGAAAATTTCGAGATTTTGAGCAAGGCGATTTTTAACGAAGGTACGGATAAATATCGAAATGTTTTGCTAGGTCAAGTTTCGAAAGCTGCGGAAATATTTTGGTTCGTAAAATCCGATGCGTCGCTTCTGAGACGTAACGTGATGGCGTTTTTGCGAAGCGTTGGATACAATGCGGGGATTTGCAAGACTAAATGGGAGAAGTGCGGTGGATTAACCGCAGGGACCTACGAATTCATCGATGTTCTCCGATCCGAAGACGATAAAATTATTCggtattttgttgattttaatttcgcTAGCGAATTTAAAATCGCGAGACAAACGAGTCAGTACGAGCGACTACTAAGCGCGCTACCTAATGTTTTTATCGGAAAGAACGATAATTTAAAGCAGATCGTGCGAGTAATGAGCGACGGAGCTAGACGTTCATTAAAAAGCCAGGGTTTGCATCTCCCTCCGTGGCGAAAAAATCGGTTCATGCAGTGCAAATGGTTCGGCAAGTACAAGAGGACCTCGAATTTAATTCCGGCGAATACGTCGAATACGTATTCGCCGGTGAAAGAAAGTGCGGTGAAATGTCGGGCAGTTGGATTTGCTCCGTTCATGGCTGCGACAACTCGTACACGATAG